Proteins from a genomic interval of Lysobacter arenosi:
- the tal gene encoding transaldolase, producing MTSQLEQLRTLSAVVADTGDIEAIARFHPLDATTNPSLLLKAASIPAYSPLIDSALAQARGSDLSERVADASDVLAVTIGTEILKLIPGRVSTEVDARLSFDTDATLAKARKLVGLYEKAGIGRERLLIKTASTWEGIRAAEQLEREGINCNLTLLFSFAQAVACAEAGVFLISPFVGRILDWHLANGGEKPATPQDDPGVQSVTRIWHHYKRHGFNTVVMGASFRNTGQVLALAGCDRLTISPELLAELAASEGGVPRALNDTGDRAPAPAVLDEAAFRWQHNEDAMANDKLADGIRRFAADQRKLEALLADRLR from the coding sequence ATGACCAGCCAGCTCGAACAACTGCGCACCCTGTCCGCCGTCGTCGCCGACACCGGCGACATCGAGGCCATCGCCCGCTTCCATCCGCTCGACGCCACCACCAATCCCTCGCTGCTGCTCAAAGCCGCCTCGATCCCGGCCTATTCGCCGCTGATCGACTCGGCGCTGGCGCAGGCGCGCGGCTCCGACCTGAGCGAGCGCGTCGCCGACGCGTCCGACGTCCTTGCGGTCACGATCGGCACCGAGATCCTCAAGCTGATCCCGGGCCGAGTCTCGACCGAAGTCGATGCACGCCTGAGCTTCGACACCGACGCCACGCTGGCCAAGGCACGCAAGCTGGTCGGGCTGTACGAGAAGGCCGGCATCGGCCGCGAGCGGTTGCTGATCAAGACCGCCTCGACCTGGGAAGGCATCCGCGCCGCCGAGCAGCTCGAGCGCGAAGGCATCAACTGCAACCTGACCCTGCTGTTCTCGTTCGCCCAGGCCGTGGCCTGCGCCGAGGCCGGCGTGTTCCTGATCTCGCCCTTCGTCGGTCGCATCCTCGACTGGCACCTGGCCAACGGCGGCGAGAAGCCGGCCACGCCTCAGGACGATCCGGGCGTGCAGTCGGTCACGCGCATCTGGCACCACTACAAGCGCCATGGCTTCAACACCGTGGTGATGGGCGCGAGCTTCCGCAACACCGGGCAGGTGCTGGCGCTGGCCGGTTGCGATCGCCTGACCATCTCGCCCGAACTGCTGGCCGAACTGGCCGCCAGCGAAGGCGGCGTGCCGCGCGCGTTGAACGACACCGGCGACCGCGCACCGGCACCGGCCGTGCTCGACGAAGCGGCCTTCCGCTGGCAGCACAACGAGGATGCGATGGCCAACGACAAGCTCGCCGACGGCATCCGCCGCTTCGCCGCCGACCAGCGCAAGCTCGAGGCATTGCTGGCCGACCGGCTGCGCTGA
- the ung gene encoding uracil-DNA glycosylase — protein MNDGGERAHRIALEPSWKERIGDYLQRPDMQALSTFLRERKAAGANVYPPGPNIFAAFDATPFDAAKVVILGQDPYHGHGQAHGLCFSVLPGVPVPPSLLNIYKEIERDLGIARPDHGCLLPWAQRGVLLLNAVLTVEEGRAGAHQGKGWEGFTDHVVDTLNREREGLVFLLWGSYAQAKGKVIDTRRHRVLKAPHPSPLSAHRGFLGCGHFSAANEYLQRRGQGVIDWSLPPRTQLAV, from the coding sequence ATGAACGACGGCGGCGAGCGCGCCCACAGGATCGCACTCGAGCCATCCTGGAAGGAGCGGATAGGCGACTACCTGCAACGTCCGGACATGCAGGCGCTGTCGACGTTCCTGCGCGAGCGCAAGGCCGCCGGCGCCAATGTCTATCCGCCCGGCCCGAACATCTTTGCCGCGTTCGACGCGACGCCGTTCGATGCGGCCAAGGTCGTCATCCTCGGCCAGGACCCGTACCACGGCCACGGCCAGGCCCATGGCCTGTGCTTCTCGGTGTTGCCCGGCGTGCCGGTGCCGCCGTCGCTGCTCAACATCTATAAGGAAATCGAGCGCGACCTGGGGATCGCCCGGCCCGACCACGGTTGCCTGCTGCCATGGGCGCAGCGCGGCGTGCTGCTGCTCAATGCCGTGCTGACCGTCGAGGAGGGCCGCGCCGGCGCCCACCAGGGCAAGGGCTGGGAAGGCTTCACCGACCACGTGGTCGACACCCTCAACCGCGAACGCGAGGGCCTGGTGTTCCTGCTCTGGGGCAGCTACGCCCAGGCCAAGGGCAAGGTGATCGATACGCGCCGGCACCGGGTGCTCAAGGCGCCGCATCCTTCCCCGCTGTCGGCCCACCGCGGGTTCCTCGGCTGCGGCCACTTCTCGGCCGCCAACGAGTACCTCCAACGGCGCGGGCAGGGCGTTATCGACTGGTCGCTGCCGCCCCGGACCCAGCTGGCGGTCTGA
- the ftsX gene encoding permease-like cell division protein FtsX: MGTWFDHHLYSLVASLGRMFHKPWATALTIGVMAVAITLPLGLWAALGNIERFTGSVQQARQISLFLKPAVALDRARALADELRGRADVAALELRTPEQGMQELREHSGLGEAISAVEGNPLPSVLIVSPKGDEAMLAASLKNLPEVDVVQHDAGWRERLDSWLRFGVRLAWVLAILLGLGALLVVGNTVRLDIQSRREEIAVLQQLGATDGFIRRPFLYLGLSYGLVAGAIALALLTAADQALRDPLADLARSYGSSFTLRGFDLRQAAAIVFGSGLLGWIGAGLVTGHYLRQTRPIS; this comes from the coding sequence CTGGGCACCTGGTTCGACCACCACCTCTACAGCCTGGTTGCCAGCCTCGGCCGCATGTTCCACAAGCCCTGGGCGACCGCGCTGACCATCGGCGTGATGGCGGTGGCGATCACGCTGCCGCTGGGTCTGTGGGCGGCGCTGGGCAACATCGAGCGTTTCACCGGCTCGGTGCAGCAGGCGCGCCAGATCAGCCTGTTCCTCAAGCCGGCAGTCGCGCTCGACCGCGCCCGCGCGCTCGCCGACGAGCTGCGTGGCCGTGCCGACGTGGCCGCGCTGGAACTGCGCACGCCCGAGCAGGGCATGCAGGAGCTGCGCGAACACAGCGGCCTGGGCGAAGCCATCTCCGCCGTTGAAGGCAATCCTTTGCCGAGCGTGTTGATCGTCAGCCCCAAGGGCGACGAAGCCATGCTCGCCGCCTCGCTGAAGAACCTGCCAGAGGTCGACGTCGTCCAGCACGACGCCGGCTGGCGCGAGCGACTGGATAGCTGGCTGCGCTTCGGCGTGCGCCTTGCCTGGGTGCTGGCGATCCTGCTCGGCCTGGGCGCGCTGCTGGTGGTCGGCAACACCGTGCGCCTGGACATCCAGTCGCGCCGCGAGGAAATCGCCGTGCTCCAGCAGCTCGGCGCCACCGACGGCTTCATTCGTCGCCCCTTCCTTTATCTGGGCCTGAGCTATGGCCTGGTCGCAGGCGCGATCGCACTGGCGCTGCTGACGGCGGCCGACCAGGCGCTGCGCGATCCGCTCGCCGATCTCGCCCGCAGTTATGGCAGCAGCTTCACCCTGCGCGGCTTCGACCTGCGCCAGGCAGCGGCGATTGTCTTCGGGTCCGGCCTGCTCGGCTGGATCGGCGCCGGTCTCGTGACCGGTCATTACCTGCGCCAGACCCGGCCCATTTCGTAA
- a CDS encoding NAD(P)/FAD-dependent oxidoreductase, giving the protein MSSRPRIVVVGGGFGGLWATRALSGDGVDITLIDRRNHHLFQPLLYQVATAGLSSPDIAAPLRHILRNQRNVEVRLGEVTGIDMQSRTVTLADGEQLPYDCLLLASGATHAYFGHDEWSRDAPGLKTLDDALAIRRRLLVAFERAEACEDPDERAAWLSFAVVGGGPTGVELAGTLAEIARHTLKREFRNIDPSHARVRLIEAGPRVLASFPESLSAKAQRQLEKLGVEVVTGTAVSAIDARGFTLGEQFVPARTVLWAAGVAASPLGALLGVDRDRAGRVPVASDLSVPGHPEIFIAGDLASVVQDGKPVPGVAPAAKQMGAHVATAIRARLAGKPAAPFRYRDFGNLATIGRMAAVVDLHGFKLSGLLAWWFWLAAHVFFLIGFRNRIIVLINWAWAYWSYQRHARIILGQDNLERHPGERRDPS; this is encoded by the coding sequence ATGAGCTCGCGTCCACGCATCGTTGTCGTCGGCGGCGGTTTTGGTGGCCTCTGGGCGACGCGTGCATTGTCCGGCGATGGCGTCGACATCACCCTCATCGACCGGCGCAACCACCACCTGTTCCAGCCGCTGCTCTACCAGGTGGCCACCGCCGGCCTGTCGTCGCCCGATATCGCCGCGCCGCTGCGCCACATCCTGCGCAACCAGCGCAACGTGGAAGTGCGCCTGGGCGAGGTCACCGGCATCGACATGCAGTCGCGCACGGTCACGCTCGCCGATGGCGAGCAGCTTCCGTACGACTGCCTGCTGCTCGCCAGCGGCGCCACGCACGCGTACTTCGGCCACGACGAATGGAGCCGCGATGCGCCCGGGCTGAAGACGCTCGACGACGCGCTGGCGATCCGGCGGCGACTGCTGGTGGCATTCGAGCGCGCCGAGGCCTGCGAAGACCCCGACGAGCGGGCCGCCTGGCTGAGCTTCGCCGTCGTCGGTGGCGGACCGACCGGCGTCGAACTGGCCGGCACGCTGGCCGAGATCGCGCGGCACACACTCAAGCGCGAGTTCCGCAACATCGATCCGTCGCATGCCCGCGTGCGGCTGATCGAAGCGGGCCCGCGCGTGCTGGCCTCATTCCCGGAGTCGTTGTCGGCCAAGGCGCAACGGCAGCTGGAGAAGCTCGGCGTCGAAGTCGTGACCGGCACGGCCGTCAGCGCCATCGATGCGCGTGGCTTCACCCTTGGCGAGCAGTTCGTGCCCGCGCGCACCGTGCTGTGGGCCGCCGGTGTCGCCGCCTCGCCGCTGGGCGCGTTGCTGGGGGTCGACCGCGATCGCGCCGGGCGCGTACCGGTGGCGTCCGACCTGAGCGTGCCCGGCCATCCGGAGATCTTCATCGCCGGCGACCTCGCCAGCGTGGTGCAGGACGGCAAGCCCGTGCCCGGCGTGGCCCCGGCGGCCAAGCAGATGGGCGCGCACGTGGCCACGGCGATCCGCGCCCGCCTGGCCGGCAAGCCGGCGGCGCCGTTCCGCTATCGCGACTTCGGCAACCTCGCCACGATCGGCCGCATGGCCGCGGTGGTCGACCTGCACGGGTTCAAGCTGTCAGGCCTGCTGGCGTGGTGGTTCTGGCTGGCCGCGCACGTGTTCTTCCTGATCGGCTTCCGCAACCGGATCATCGTGCTGATCAACTGGGCATGGGCGTACTGGAGCTACCAGCGACACGCGCGGATCATCCTGGGGCAGGACAACCTTGAACGTCATCCCGGCGAACGCCGGGATCCATCTTGA
- the rpoH gene encoding RNA polymerase sigma factor RpoH: MTTNSLTNSGLSTALVANNIPVPSALGSLDAYVNAVHRIPVLTVEDEQALARRFREGEDLDAARELVHSHLRFVVHVARGYNGYGLQIGDLIQEGNIGLMKAVKRFDPDQGVRLVSFAVHWIRAEMHEFILKNWRIVKVATTKAQRKLFFNLRKSKTRLGWMNAEEVRAVAKDLNVSEREVLEMESRLSGRDIGFDAPDEDDDGAPPSPVAYLRADGEDPSQTYEREDEEDGHLALLREGLSELDARSRDIIKRRWLDDESKITLQELADEYGVSAERIRQIEANALKKMRALFAA, encoded by the coding sequence ATGACCACGAACAGCCTTACCAATAGCGGCCTGTCCACTGCGCTGGTCGCCAACAACATCCCCGTGCCGAGCGCGCTTGGCTCGCTGGACGCCTACGTCAACGCGGTGCACCGCATCCCGGTGCTGACCGTCGAGGACGAGCAGGCGCTGGCCCGCCGGTTCCGCGAAGGCGAAGACCTCGATGCCGCCCGTGAGCTGGTGCACTCGCACCTGCGCTTCGTCGTGCATGTTGCCCGTGGCTACAACGGCTACGGCCTGCAGATCGGCGACCTCATCCAGGAAGGCAACATCGGCCTGATGAAGGCGGTCAAGCGTTTTGACCCCGACCAGGGCGTGCGCCTGGTGTCGTTCGCCGTGCACTGGATCCGTGCCGAGATGCACGAGTTCATCCTCAAGAACTGGCGCATCGTCAAGGTCGCCACGACCAAGGCGCAGCGCAAGCTGTTCTTCAACCTGCGCAAGTCCAAGACCCGCCTGGGCTGGATGAACGCCGAGGAAGTGCGCGCGGTCGCCAAGGACCTCAACGTTTCCGAGCGCGAAGTGCTGGAGATGGAATCGCGCCTGTCGGGCCGTGACATCGGCTTCGATGCGCCGGACGAAGACGACGATGGCGCTCCGCCGTCGCCGGTCGCCTACCTGCGTGCCGACGGCGAGGATCCCTCGCAGACCTACGAGCGCGAAGACGAGGAAGACGGTCACCTGGCGCTGCTGCGCGAGGGCCTGTCGGAACTCGATGCGCGTTCGCGCGACATCATCAAGCGCCGCTGGCTCGACGACGAAAGCAAGATCACGCTGCAGGAGCTGGCCGACGAGTACGGCGTCAGCGCCGAGCGCATCCGCCAGATCGAGGCGAACGCGCTCAAGAAGATGCGGGCGCTGTTCGCGGCGTAA
- a CDS encoding response regulator — protein MTSHDLRHLASTAPRIMVVDGSKLVRKLIGDVLTRELADAVVVPCAGIAEARAALEAGAVDLVTTSLSLPDGDGIALARAVREAAGQAYVPIIVVSGDAQSHLESRSFTEDVTDYFDKALGHTALAAFIRGYVHPQPIPGARVLYVEDSKVVALATKRMLERAGLSVLHFIGVEEALEFLETRRGQEDIGADLVLTDVYLKGALSGNDLLERLRQDFGHGKRRLPVLVMTGDANAHNQSALLRAGANDLVLKPIEERLLITKTLFQLRLSRLPEQATLDA, from the coding sequence ATGACCTCCCACGATCTTCGCCACCTCGCCAGCACCGCGCCGCGGATCATGGTGGTGGACGGTTCCAAGCTGGTGCGCAAGCTCATCGGCGACGTGCTCACGCGCGAACTCGCCGATGCGGTGGTCGTGCCCTGCGCCGGCATCGCCGAGGCGCGCGCCGCGCTCGAAGCAGGCGCCGTCGACTTGGTCACCACCTCGCTGTCGCTGCCGGACGGCGACGGCATTGCCCTCGCCCGGGCCGTGCGCGAGGCGGCGGGGCAGGCCTACGTGCCGATCATCGTGGTCTCCGGTGATGCGCAGTCGCACCTGGAATCGCGCAGCTTCACCGAGGACGTCACCGACTATTTCGACAAGGCCCTCGGACACACCGCGCTGGCCGCCTTCATCCGCGGCTACGTGCACCCGCAGCCGATCCCCGGCGCACGCGTGCTCTACGTCGAGGACAGCAAGGTCGTGGCGCTGGCGACCAAGCGCATGCTCGAACGCGCCGGCCTGAGCGTGCTGCACTTCATCGGTGTCGAGGAAGCGCTGGAATTCCTCGAGACCCGCCGCGGCCAGGAAGACATCGGCGCCGACCTGGTGCTGACCGACGTCTATCTGAAGGGCGCGCTCAGCGGCAACGACCTGCTTGAGCGCCTGCGCCAGGACTTCGGCCACGGCAAGCGCCGCCTGCCGGTGCTGGTGATGACCGGCGATGCCAACGCCCACAACCAGAGCGCGCTGCTGCGCGCCGGCGCCAACGATCTGGTGCTCAAGCCGATCGAAGAGCGCCTGCTGATTACCAAGACGCTGTTCCAGCTGCGCCTGTCGCGGTTGCCGGAGCAGGCGACGCTGGACGCATGA
- a CDS encoding primosomal protein N': MPDSPVWRLALPLPLPRLFDYLPPVGEAASAGDIGSRVRVPFGSRELVGVIAEVGPAGDDTPQLKHALARLDPQPVFHGELLESLRWLARYTHAPLGEVLATALPATLRRGEALADTHAWAWQLTEAGRTARERLRAGKPRRLADRLQDGACDEDTLDDDLGDWRSAARALAKRELAERIAVPVSTRAPAPRPGPTLNAEQQAAVDAILASRDGFAAHLLDGVTGSGKTEVYLHAIADCLARGRQALVLVPEIGLTPQTLARFRARLGVPVHALHSGLGDAERARTWAAFARGEARVVVGTRSAVFLPMPDAGLIVIDEEHDGSFKQLDGIRYHARDFALVRGKTLGIPVVMGSATPSLETLRNAQTGRYTHLRLRERAGDAQPPTVRVCDVRKRPLEAGLSQELLDTIGRALDADGQVLVFKNRRGYAPVLLCHDCGWSAQCQRCDSPMTVHAGGRRLQCHHCGARRPVPNACPDCGGLALQAQGAGTERIEEALAARFPDVPVLRIDRGTTQHRDALEQHLARFGTQRGILVGTQMLAKGHDLPQLTLVAVVGIDEGLFSADFRAPEKLAQLLIQVAGRAGRAERRGEVLLQTHHPGHPLLATLLTGGYSAFAEEELAQREAAGFPPFAHLAMLRAEAKHTEACEGFLRSARAIVHDTGAALDLHGPLPAPMPRRAGYQRAQLLLSSADRRTLHSALDAAMPAIHALPDARKVRWSLDVDPVDLY; the protein is encoded by the coding sequence ATGCCTGATTCGCCAGTCTGGCGACTGGCCCTGCCGCTGCCATTGCCCCGCCTGTTCGACTACTTGCCACCCGTGGGCGAGGCAGCGAGCGCGGGCGATATCGGCAGCCGGGTGCGGGTGCCGTTCGGCAGCCGCGAACTGGTCGGCGTCATCGCCGAGGTCGGCCCCGCGGGCGACGACACGCCGCAGCTCAAGCACGCCCTGGCCCGGTTGGATCCACAGCCGGTGTTCCACGGCGAGCTGCTCGAGTCGCTGCGCTGGCTGGCGCGCTACACCCACGCTCCGCTCGGCGAAGTACTGGCGACCGCTCTGCCGGCGACCCTGCGCCGCGGCGAGGCCCTGGCCGATACCCACGCCTGGGCCTGGCAACTGACCGAAGCCGGGCGGACGGCGCGCGAGCGACTGCGCGCCGGCAAGCCGCGACGCCTCGCGGACCGCCTGCAGGACGGCGCCTGCGACGAAGACACTCTCGACGACGACCTCGGCGACTGGCGCAGCGCCGCCCGCGCCCTGGCCAAGCGCGAGCTGGCCGAACGGATCGCGGTGCCCGTATCGACCAGAGCACCCGCGCCCCGCCCTGGCCCGACCCTCAACGCCGAGCAGCAGGCCGCCGTCGACGCGATTCTGGCCAGCCGCGACGGCTTCGCCGCCCACCTGCTCGACGGCGTCACCGGCAGCGGCAAGACCGAGGTCTACCTCCACGCGATCGCCGACTGCCTCGCGCGCGGCCGCCAGGCGCTGGTGCTGGTGCCGGAGATCGGCCTGACGCCGCAGACGCTGGCGCGGTTCCGCGCCCGCCTCGGCGTGCCGGTGCACGCCCTGCACTCCGGGCTGGGCGACGCCGAACGCGCCCGCACCTGGGCCGCCTTCGCCCGCGGCGAAGCGAGGGTCGTGGTCGGCACGCGCTCGGCGGTGTTCCTGCCGATGCCCGATGCCGGCCTGATCGTCATCGACGAAGAACACGACGGCAGCTTCAAGCAGCTCGACGGCATCCGCTACCACGCGCGCGACTTCGCCCTTGTGCGCGGCAAGACCCTCGGTATCCCGGTGGTGATGGGCAGCGCGACGCCGTCGCTGGAGACCCTGCGCAACGCCCAGACCGGACGCTACACACACCTGCGCCTGCGCGAACGCGCCGGCGATGCGCAGCCACCGACCGTGCGCGTGTGCGACGTGCGCAAGCGCCCGCTGGAAGCCGGCCTGTCGCAGGAACTGCTCGACACGATCGGCCGCGCCCTCGATGCCGACGGCCAGGTGCTGGTGTTCAAGAACCGCCGCGGCTATGCGCCCGTGCTGCTGTGCCACGACTGCGGCTGGAGCGCGCAATGCCAGCGTTGTGATTCGCCAATGACCGTGCATGCCGGCGGACGTCGCCTGCAATGCCACCACTGCGGCGCGCGGCGGCCGGTGCCCAATGCCTGCCCCGATTGCGGCGGCCTGGCGCTGCAGGCGCAAGGCGCCGGCACCGAACGCATCGAGGAGGCCCTGGCAGCACGCTTCCCCGACGTCCCGGTGTTGCGCATCGATCGCGGCACCACCCAGCACCGAGACGCACTGGAACAGCACCTGGCCCGCTTCGGCACGCAGCGCGGCATCCTGGTCGGCACGCAGATGCTGGCCAAAGGACACGACCTGCCGCAGCTGACGCTGGTGGCGGTGGTCGGCATCGACGAGGGCCTGTTCTCGGCCGACTTCCGCGCACCGGAGAAGCTGGCGCAACTGCTGATCCAGGTCGCCGGTCGCGCCGGCCGCGCCGAACGCCGCGGTGAAGTGCTGCTGCAGACGCATCACCCGGGCCATCCGTTGCTGGCCACGTTGCTGACCGGTGGCTATTCCGCCTTCGCCGAAGAGGAACTGGCGCAGCGCGAGGCCGCCGGCTTCCCGCCGTTCGCGCACCTGGCCATGCTGCGCGCGGAAGCCAAGCACACCGAGGCCTGCGAAGGCTTCCTGCGTTCGGCGCGTGCGATCGTGCACGACACCGGCGCCGCCCTCGACCTGCACGGCCCGCTGCCGGCACCGATGCCGCGCCGTGCCGGTTACCAGCGCGCGCAGTTGCTGCTGTCGTCTGCCGACCGTCGCACGTTGCACTCGGCGCTGGATGCCGCGATGCCGGCAATCCATGCGCTGCCTGATGCACGCAAGGTGCGCTGGTCGCTGGATGTCGACCCGGTCGACCTTTACTGA
- a CDS encoding NYN domain-containing protein, translating into MAEPERRIALLIDADNAPAAKIDVILAEVARHGVANVRRAYGNWKSPHLKSWEATLHEYAIRPIQQFAYSSGKNASDMAMVIDAMDLLYARNLDGFAIVSSDADFTPMVMRLLTEGVKVYGFGEKKTPLPFVNACSKFTYLEALGEPSAEATAVTNKPRTAKELRDDTRLLQMLRSAVESASGDDGWAHLGQVGHQISNQASFDPRNYGFRKLSDLIEATGLFEVNRENQILWIRPRAKAKAAKKG; encoded by the coding sequence ATGGCCGAACCCGAGCGCCGCATTGCCCTGCTGATCGACGCCGACAACGCGCCGGCCGCCAAGATCGACGTGATCCTGGCCGAGGTGGCGCGCCATGGCGTGGCCAACGTCCGCCGCGCCTACGGCAACTGGAAGAGCCCGCACCTCAAGAGCTGGGAGGCGACGCTGCACGAGTACGCGATCCGGCCGATCCAGCAGTTCGCCTACAGCAGCGGCAAGAACGCCTCCGACATGGCGATGGTCATCGACGCCATGGACCTGCTCTACGCGCGCAACCTCGACGGCTTCGCGATCGTCTCCAGCGATGCCGACTTCACCCCGATGGTGATGCGGCTGCTGACCGAAGGCGTGAAGGTGTATGGCTTCGGCGAGAAGAAGACACCGCTGCCGTTCGTCAACGCCTGTTCCAAGTTCACCTACCTGGAAGCGCTGGGGGAGCCGAGCGCCGAAGCCACGGCAGTCACCAACAAGCCGCGCACCGCCAAGGAACTGCGCGACGACACGCGCCTGCTGCAGATGCTGCGCAGCGCGGTGGAGTCGGCCAGCGGCGATGACGGCTGGGCACACCTGGGGCAGGTGGGCCACCAGATCAGCAACCAGGCCTCGTTCGATCCGCGCAATTACGGCTTCCGCAAACTCAGCGACCTGATCGAGGCCACCGGCCTGTTCGAGGTCAATCGCGAAAACCAGATCCTGTGGATCCGGCCCAGGGCAAAGGCCAAGGCCGCCAAGAAGGGCTGA
- a CDS encoding MFS transporter: MDATTRITPANRLRSIFSGSVGNLVEWYDWYAYSAFAIYFAPHFFPKGDTTAQLLDTAAVFAVGFLMRPVGGWLMGLYADRHGRKAALMLSVLLMCAGSLLIAVAPGHDSIGLAAPALLVFARLLQGLSVGGEYGTSATYLSEMADARRRGFWSSFQYVTLVMGQLLALGLLVLLQRLLLTEEQLHDWGWRIPFVVGALCAVTALYLRRGMQETESFVAARSHDPKRRGSLRVLLQHPRAVLTVIGLTMGGTLSFYTFTTYPQKFLVNTGGFSKADATLISAASLLVFMLLQPLVGALSDRIGRRPILIAFGVLGTLCTYTILSGIAAASSVWSAFAWVMTGLVIVSGYTSINAVVKAELFPAHIRALGVGLPYALTVSVFGGTAEYLALWFKKVGHESYFYWYVTACVAVSLSVYVFMRDTKLHSCIDRDQDGAQPGAAKA; encoded by the coding sequence ATGGATGCGACGACCCGGATCACTCCCGCCAACCGCCTGCGCAGCATCTTCAGCGGATCGGTCGGCAACCTGGTGGAGTGGTACGACTGGTACGCCTACTCCGCGTTCGCCATCTACTTCGCACCGCATTTCTTCCCCAAGGGCGATACCACAGCGCAGCTGCTCGACACCGCAGCGGTGTTCGCGGTCGGCTTCCTGATGCGTCCGGTCGGCGGCTGGCTGATGGGGCTTTACGCCGACCGCCACGGCCGCAAGGCGGCGCTGATGCTGTCGGTGCTGCTGATGTGCGCCGGCTCGCTGCTGATCGCCGTGGCACCGGGCCACGACAGCATCGGCCTTGCGGCACCGGCCTTGCTGGTCTTCGCGCGGCTGCTGCAGGGCCTCAGCGTCGGCGGCGAGTACGGCACGTCGGCCACCTACCTGAGCGAGATGGCCGACGCGCGCCGACGCGGTTTCTGGTCGAGCTTCCAGTACGTGACGCTGGTGATGGGGCAGTTGCTCGCACTCGGGCTGCTGGTCTTGCTGCAACGGTTGCTGCTGACCGAAGAGCAGCTGCACGACTGGGGCTGGCGCATTCCGTTCGTGGTCGGCGCGCTGTGCGCGGTCACCGCCTTGTACCTGCGCCGCGGCATGCAGGAGACCGAGTCGTTCGTGGCCGCCCGCAGCCACGACCCCAAGCGCCGCGGCAGCCTGCGCGTGCTGCTGCAGCACCCGCGCGCGGTGCTGACCGTCATCGGCCTGACGATGGGCGGCACGCTCTCGTTCTACACCTTCACCACGTACCCGCAGAAGTTCCTGGTCAACACCGGCGGCTTCAGCAAAGCCGATGCCACGCTCATATCTGCGGCGTCGCTGCTGGTGTTCATGCTGCTGCAGCCACTGGTGGGCGCACTGTCCGACCGCATCGGGCGGCGCCCGATCCTGATCGCCTTCGGAGTGCTCGGCACGCTGTGCACCTACACCATCCTCAGCGGCATCGCAGCGGCCAGCAGCGTCTGGAGCGCGTTCGCATGGGTGATGACCGGGCTGGTGATCGTCAGCGGCTACACGTCGATCAATGCGGTGGTGAAGGCCGAATTGTTCCCGGCGCACATACGCGCGCTCGGTGTCGGGCTGCCTTATGCACTCACCGTGTCGGTGTTCGGCGGCACGGCCGAGTACCTGGCACTGTGGTTCAAGAAAGTCGGCCATGAATCGTATTTCTACTGGTACGTGACCGCGTGCGTCGCCGTGTCGCTGTCGGTGTACGTGTTCATGCGCGACACCAAGCTTCATTCCTGCATCGACCGGGATCAGGATGGCGCCCAACCAGGAGCAGCCAAGGCATGA
- a CDS encoding protein-L-isoaspartate(D-aspartate) O-methyltransferase: MQGGATLAGIARMAVLVAALCCATAHARQGDAYAQPRRALIAELQAEARADAGTTARIDRDVLDVLARVPRHEYVPANERENAYENRPLAIGHGQTISQPYIVALMTTLVRPRTGQKILEIGTGSGYQAAVLAEFDVQVCSIEIIAPLADQAAKRLKRYANVSTRKGDGYYGWKEQAPFDSIIVTAAASSIPPPLLAQLKPGGRMVIPVGSSFFTQTLMLVEKDAQGRARTRQVLPVRFVPLTGGH, encoded by the coding sequence ATGCAGGGCGGTGCCACCCTCGCCGGAATCGCGCGCATGGCCGTGCTGGTCGCGGCGCTGTGCTGCGCCACCGCGCACGCGCGGCAGGGCGATGCCTATGCGCAGCCGCGGCGCGCGCTGATCGCCGAGCTGCAAGCCGAGGCGCGCGCCGACGCCGGCACGACTGCGCGCATCGACCGCGACGTGCTCGATGTACTCGCCCGCGTGCCGCGCCACGAGTACGTGCCGGCAAACGAGCGCGAAAACGCCTACGAGAACCGTCCGCTTGCCATCGGCCACGGCCAGACCATCTCGCAGCCCTACATCGTCGCCCTGATGACCACGCTGGTGCGGCCGCGCACGGGACAGAAGATCCTCGAGATCGGCACCGGCTCGGGATACCAGGCGGCGGTGCTGGCGGAGTTCGACGTGCAGGTGTGCTCGATCGAGATCATCGCGCCATTGGCCGACCAGGCGGCCAAACGCCTCAAGCGCTACGCCAACGTCAGCACGCGAAAGGGCGACGGCTACTACGGCTGGAAGGAGCAGGCGCCGTTCGACTCGATCATCGTGACGGCGGCCGCGTCGTCGATACCGCCGCCGTTGCTGGCCCAGCTCAAGCCCGGCGGGCGCATGGTGATTCCGGTCGGCAGCAGCTTCTTCACCCAGACGCTGATGCTGGTGGAGAAGGACGCGCAGGGACGCGCGCGAACGCGGCAGGTGCTGCCGGTGCGATTCGTGCCGCTGACAGGTGGGCACTGA